A stretch of the Psychroserpens sp. Hel_I_66 genome encodes the following:
- a CDS encoding peptidylprolyl isomerase, translating to MKSLITTLCLFVALCAQAQVNEKDVLFTVDGDPVLASEFVRVYNKNLDLVKDESQKDVDAYLELFINYQLKVKEARRLGLDEDANYLREFNNYKKQLTKNYMSDNKVTDALVIEAYDRTTNDVKASHVLIRLDPSVTDTLAVYNQMLELRERVIKEGYETVQKEVHDGKTIFAEDLGYFGGFKMVYPFETSAFNTPVGEVSMPFRTQFGYHIVKVFDKRKALGEVTVSHIMVSTQQKDSTVDPETRINQIYNKINQGEKFESLAKQFSDDKSSSNKGGMLAPFTGGQLRSKEFENVSFSLDNKGDISTPFKTDFGWHIVKLVDKRGVQPFEEVKNELQNRVKRDSRSALINSALVKKLMDKYEVKENKEGLAYIESILNEDYFKQSWKTPEDIKKGTLISIRDTKITFKDFADYLMATERKYMNRSVDFKSLVKTEYDAFLEKKVLEFHENNLEFENQDFAFVLKEYRDGLLLFDLMEKEVWNAASKDSVGLENYFKNNASKYVWKDRVEAVILSSASEKAIEKAQKDLEKNSSVENIVTSLNEDKNLNVISTADTYERGNQTLPNDFEFKEGVSEIYEHNEAYHVILVNTFLPAQPKTLDEARGSVVSDYQNEIEENWVKTLRDRFKVSVDKQTLKRVKKQLSK from the coding sequence ATGAAATCATTAATTACGACCCTTTGTCTTTTTGTCGCATTATGTGCACAAGCCCAGGTAAATGAAAAAGATGTTCTGTTTACTGTAGATGGAGATCCTGTATTGGCTTCAGAATTTGTTAGAGTGTACAACAAAAATTTAGATTTGGTAAAAGATGAGAGCCAAAAAGATGTTGATGCATATCTTGAGCTTTTTATCAATTATCAACTTAAGGTAAAAGAAGCACGTCGTTTGGGATTAGATGAAGATGCCAATTACTTAAGAGAATTTAATAACTATAAAAAGCAACTTACTAAAAACTATATGTCTGATAATAAAGTAACAGACGCTTTAGTGATAGAAGCTTATGATCGCACAACCAATGATGTCAAGGCATCTCATGTCTTAATTAGGTTAGATCCATCTGTTACAGATACACTTGCAGTTTATAACCAAATGTTGGAATTACGCGAGCGAGTGATAAAAGAAGGTTATGAGACCGTGCAAAAAGAGGTCCATGACGGTAAAACTATTTTTGCCGAAGATCTAGGTTACTTTGGTGGTTTTAAAATGGTTTATCCATTTGAAACTTCAGCTTTTAATACACCTGTTGGTGAGGTATCAATGCCTTTTAGAACACAATTTGGATATCACATTGTGAAGGTTTTTGATAAGAGAAAAGCTTTAGGTGAAGTTACCGTATCACACATTATGGTGTCTACGCAACAAAAGGATAGTACTGTTGATCCAGAAACACGTATCAATCAAATTTATAATAAGATTAATCAGGGAGAGAAGTTTGAGTCGCTTGCAAAGCAGTTTTCAGATGATAAGAGCTCTTCTAATAAGGGCGGAATGTTAGCGCCTTTTACTGGTGGACAATTACGTTCTAAAGAGTTTGAAAATGTTTCGTTCTCGCTTGATAATAAAGGAGATATTTCAACACCTTTTAAAACAGATTTTGGATGGCACATTGTTAAATTGGTTGATAAAAGAGGAGTGCAGCCATTTGAGGAAGTGAAAAATGAACTTCAAAATAGAGTAAAAAGAGATTCTCGATCTGCACTAATAAATTCTGCTTTAGTCAAGAAATTAATGGATAAGTATGAAGTTAAGGAAAATAAAGAAGGTCTAGCATATATTGAAAGCATTCTTAATGAAGACTATTTTAAGCAGTCATGGAAAACACCAGAGGATATTAAAAAGGGGACACTTATCTCAATAAGGGATACCAAAATAACATTTAAGGATTTTGCAGATTATCTTATGGCAACTGAGCGTAAATATATGAATAGGTCTGTCGATTTTAAATCTTTGGTCAAAACTGAATATGATGCATTTTTAGAAAAAAAGGTTTTGGAGTTCCATGAAAATAATCTCGAATTTGAAAACCAGGATTTTGCATTTGTGCTGAAGGAATATAGAGATGGATTACTATTATTTGATCTTATGGAAAAAGAAGTGTGGAATGCAGCTTCAAAAGATTCAGTAGGTTTAGAGAATTATTTTAAAAATAACGCTTCCAAATATGTTTGGAAAGATAGAGTAGAAGCTGTCATATTATCTTCAGCTTCAGAAAAAGCTATTGAAAAGGCTCAAAAGGATTTAGAGAAAAATAGTTCCGTAGAAAATATAGTGACAAGTTTAAATGAAGATAAAAACTTAAATGTTATTTCTACAGCAGATACTTACGAGAGAGGAAACCAAACCTTGCCAAACGATTTTGAATTTAAAGAAGGTGTCTCTGAAATTTATGAGCATAATGAGGCATATCACGTGATTTTGGTCAACACCTTTTTGCCAGCGCAACCTAAAACGTTGGATGAAGCTAGAGGCAGTGTGGTGAGTGATTACCAAAATGAAATTGAAGAAAACTGGGTAAAGACATTACGTGATCGTTTTAAGGTAAGTGTAGATAAGCAAACTCTAAAGCGTGTAAAAAAGCAACTTTCTAAATAA
- a CDS encoding SRPBCC family protein, giving the protein MKYSTEIKVNAPLEECIKKMDSVENMKHWQRGLVSVAHISGDLGQLGAKMQLTFKLGNRKMQVIETITKRNFPKEFHANYTTKSMHNVQKNYFEKTSDGFTKWISVSEFFPLNFMMRCMLFIMPKAFKKQSLKYMQDFKNFVEKGTSVAHA; this is encoded by the coding sequence ATGAAATATTCTACCGAAATAAAGGTAAATGCACCCTTAGAAGAATGTATAAAAAAAATGGACAGTGTTGAAAACATGAAACACTGGCAACGCGGTTTGGTATCTGTAGCCCATATCTCTGGAGATTTGGGTCAATTAGGAGCCAAAATGCAACTCACCTTTAAATTAGGAAACCGAAAAATGCAGGTCATTGAAACCATCACCAAGCGTAACTTCCCTAAAGAATTTCATGCCAATTACACCACAAAGTCCATGCATAACGTCCAAAAAAACTATTTTGAAAAAACCAGTGACGGATTCACAAAATGGATTTCTGTTAGTGAGTTCTTTCCTTTAAATTTCATGATGCGCTGCATGCTTTTTATAATGCCAAAAGCTTTTAAAAAACAGTCATTAAAATACATGCAGGATTTTAAAAATTTTGTAGAAAAAGGAACTTCTGTCGCCCATGCGTAA
- a CDS encoding M1 family metallopeptidase — translation MKKHTFLYLLVILIFNCESEKKNMSTTPKYVEETHSFAKPNNSVITHLDLDIVVDFEQEIIEGTATYQISNNNASEIVLDTKFLDIISTKADGKNVDFKLDAFDEQLGEALRIPISEDTKTITIAYKTTHKTEALQWLNPQQTADKTNPFLFTQGQAILTRTWIPIQDSPQIRITYTAKVKVPQQLMAVMSAENPKQKSSDGIYNFKMQQPISPYLIALAVGDFEYKAVSNRTGVYAEKSMIDKAQTEFSDMEKMVAAAENLYGDYDWDQFDVIVLPPSFPFGGMENPRLTFATPTVIAGDKSLTSLIAHELAHSWSGNLVTNATWNDFWLNEGFTVYFEIRIMEALYGKDRANMIALIGRQDLEEEVEGFKDEPDMTKLKLDLDGKNPDDGMNSIAYDKGYLFLRTLEEKVGREKFDAFLKKYFKTNAFSTVTTEEFVDYLNTNLLEPNNIDFKVKEWVYEPGIPSNQAIIVSNKFENAEQTLKEFLDTKSIDISKTKDWTTQEWVHFIRNFPETITTDDLARLDEAFNFTNSTNSHIAMVWYEQAINHDYHGNNVDQKIEDFLIHVGRRWYVSTLFKAFKRADKVDEALAIYKKSRPNYHSVTVNTIDDMLGYEDFESGGMQ, via the coding sequence ATGAAAAAACACACATTTTTATACCTACTCGTTATTCTCATTTTTAACTGCGAATCCGAAAAAAAGAATATGAGCACAACACCTAAATATGTTGAAGAAACACACTCTTTCGCAAAACCTAACAACTCCGTAATTACCCATTTGGATTTGGATATCGTTGTCGATTTTGAACAAGAGATTATTGAAGGTACCGCAACCTATCAAATTTCAAACAATAATGCTTCGGAAATCGTCTTGGACACCAAATTTCTAGACATTATCAGTACCAAGGCAGACGGAAAAAATGTTGACTTCAAGTTAGACGCATTTGATGAACAATTGGGAGAAGCTTTACGCATTCCAATTTCCGAAGACACAAAAACCATAACAATCGCCTATAAAACAACCCATAAAACCGAGGCTTTGCAATGGCTCAACCCGCAGCAAACCGCAGATAAGACCAATCCGTTTTTATTCACCCAAGGTCAGGCGATTTTGACACGCACGTGGATTCCTATTCAAGATAGTCCACAAATTCGCATCACCTATACTGCAAAAGTAAAAGTACCTCAACAGCTCATGGCTGTGATGAGTGCAGAGAACCCGAAGCAAAAATCAAGTGACGGGATTTATAATTTCAAGATGCAACAGCCTATTTCGCCATACCTCATTGCGTTGGCTGTTGGAGATTTTGAATATAAAGCAGTGAGTAACCGCACAGGTGTATATGCTGAGAAATCCATGATTGATAAGGCACAAACCGAATTTAGCGATATGGAAAAAATGGTTGCTGCTGCTGAAAATTTATATGGCGATTACGATTGGGATCAATTTGATGTGATTGTTTTACCGCCAAGTTTTCCGTTTGGTGGTATGGAAAATCCGCGTTTAACCTTTGCAACACCTACCGTTATTGCAGGAGATAAAAGTTTGACGTCGCTTATTGCACACGAACTTGCACATTCTTGGTCTGGGAATTTGGTGACCAATGCCACCTGGAACGACTTTTGGCTTAACGAAGGCTTTACGGTCTATTTTGAAATTAGAATCATGGAAGCGCTCTACGGAAAAGATCGCGCCAATATGATTGCTTTAATTGGGAGGCAAGATCTGGAAGAAGAAGTTGAGGGCTTTAAGGATGAACCTGATATGACAAAACTTAAATTGGATTTAGATGGTAAAAATCCCGATGATGGCATGAACAGTATTGCCTATGATAAAGGCTATCTGTTTTTAAGAACTTTAGAAGAAAAAGTTGGAAGGGAAAAATTTGATGCCTTCTTAAAAAAATATTTTAAAACCAATGCCTTTTCTACAGTTACTACGGAAGAGTTTGTTGACTATCTAAACACCAACCTGCTAGAGCCTAACAACATTGACTTTAAGGTCAAAGAGTGGGTTTACGAGCCAGGTATCCCATCAAACCAAGCAATAATTGTATCCAATAAATTTGAAAATGCAGAACAAACGCTAAAAGAATTTTTAGACACCAAATCTATTGACATTTCGAAAACAAAAGATTGGACGACTCAAGAATGGGTACATTTTATTCGAAATTTCCCAGAAACCATAACTACAGATGATTTAGCAAGATTAGATGAGGCTTTTAATTTTACGAACTCGACAAACTCACATATCGCCATGGTTTGGTACGAGCAAGCCATAAACCATGATTATCATGGCAATAATGTGGATCAAAAAATTGAAGACTTCTTAATACATGTTGGGAGACGTTGGTATGTATCTACTTTATTTAAGGCATTTAAGCGTGCAGATAAAGTGGATGAAGCTTTAGCTATTTACAAAAAATCTAGACCTAACTATCATAGTGTGACAGTTAATACTATTGATGATATGTTGGGTTATGAGGACTTTGAAAGTGGTGGGATGCAATAA
- a CDS encoding SGNH/GDSL hydrolase family protein, with the protein MKKLIIIIFILLFHGLLICQENSDIEKQLSPMNKVEMAAFKDTINTNDGKLFKILVIGNSITNHGISETIGWTHESGMAASNIRNDYVHIILKKTTDLMPERKVSMRIAGGASFERNFDTFNYKKMDSLKGYKPDVIIFQLGENVSFDSIKTPILFEQKYIKLINYVKANNKPIVVCTTPFFPSLEKNKVINNVALKTNSFIADLSHLVLLEKENYSKNELDYPGDKSKWKSGGIGIHPGDYGMENIALQIMVIIKAALEL; encoded by the coding sequence ATGAAAAAACTAATTATAATAATTTTTATACTTCTATTTCATGGTCTATTAATTTGCCAAGAAAACTCTGATATTGAAAAACAATTAAGTCCAATGAACAAAGTTGAAATGGCAGCATTTAAAGATACTATTAATACAAACGACGGAAAACTATTTAAAATTTTGGTTATTGGAAATAGCATTACAAATCATGGGATTTCGGAAACAATTGGTTGGACACATGAGAGTGGAATGGCTGCAAGTAATATCAGAAATGATTATGTACATATAATATTAAAAAAAACAACAGATTTAATGCCAGAAAGAAAAGTTTCAATGAGAATTGCAGGTGGTGCAAGTTTTGAAAGAAATTTTGACACTTTTAATTATAAAAAAATGGATAGTTTAAAAGGTTATAAACCTGATGTTATTATTTTCCAATTAGGTGAAAATGTGTCTTTTGACTCAATCAAAACACCAATTCTCTTTGAGCAAAAGTATATTAAATTAATTAATTATGTTAAAGCTAACAATAAACCTATTGTTGTTTGTACTACGCCATTCTTTCCTTCGTTAGAAAAAAATAAAGTTATCAATAATGTTGCACTAAAGACTAACAGCTTTATTGCAGATTTATCTCATTTAGTATTATTAGAAAAGGAAAATTATTCAAAAAATGAATTGGATTACCCTGGAGATAAAAGTAAATGGAAATCTGGTGGCATTGGAATCCATCCCGGAGATTATGGTATGGAAAATATAGCTTTGCAAATAATGGTTATAATTAAAGCTGCTTTGGAATTGTAA
- the guaB gene encoding IMP dehydrogenase — protein sequence MTAHENKIVGEGLTYDDVLLVPAFSEVLPREVNIQTKFTRNITINIPVVSAAMDTVTESKMAIAMAQEGGIGVLHKNMTIEQQAEKVRRVKRAESGMIIDPVTLPMTAKVSDAKKSMAEHGIGGIPIVDDNGLLKGIVTNRDLRFEHENNRPIVEVMTSENLVTSKAGTSLKDAEKILQQNKIEKLLIVDDNYKLVGLITFRDITKVTQKPNANKDTYGRLRVAAAIGVTGDAVERASALVNAGVDAVIIDTAHGHTKGVVMVLKDIKKKFPKLDVIVGNIATAEAAKYLVEAGADAVKVGIGPGSICTTRVVAGVGFPQFSAVLEVAAAIKGSGVPVIADGGIRYTGDIPKAIAAGADSVMLGSLLAGTKESPGETIIYEGRKFKSYRGMGSVEAMKQGSKDRYFQDVEDDIKKLVPEGIVGRVPYKGDLVESIHQFIGGLRAGMGYCGAKDVATLKETGRFVKITASGINESHPHDVTITKESPNYSR from the coding sequence ATGACAGCACACGAAAATAAAATTGTTGGAGAAGGTCTCACTTATGACGACGTACTTTTGGTTCCAGCATTTTCTGAAGTTTTACCAAGAGAGGTAAACATCCAAACAAAATTCACACGTAACATAACTATAAATATCCCTGTGGTTTCCGCAGCTATGGATACAGTTACCGAGAGTAAAATGGCAATTGCCATGGCTCAAGAAGGCGGTATTGGCGTGCTTCACAAAAATATGACGATAGAGCAGCAAGCCGAAAAAGTACGCAGAGTAAAACGTGCTGAAAGCGGTATGATTATAGATCCCGTAACGTTGCCAATGACTGCAAAGGTGAGCGATGCTAAAAAATCTATGGCAGAGCATGGTATTGGTGGAATCCCGATTGTTGATGATAATGGTCTTCTAAAAGGAATCGTTACCAATCGTGATTTGCGATTTGAACATGAAAATAATAGACCGATTGTAGAGGTAATGACTTCGGAAAATTTAGTTACCTCAAAAGCAGGCACGTCTTTAAAGGATGCAGAGAAGATCCTTCAGCAAAATAAAATTGAAAAATTATTGATTGTTGATGACAACTACAAATTGGTAGGACTCATCACGTTTAGAGATATTACAAAGGTCACACAAAAGCCAAACGCCAACAAAGATACCTACGGAAGACTTCGAGTTGCAGCTGCTATTGGAGTAACTGGAGATGCAGTCGAAAGAGCTTCAGCACTTGTTAATGCAGGTGTTGATGCTGTAATTATTGATACAGCTCACGGTCATACCAAAGGTGTGGTGATGGTACTAAAAGACATTAAAAAGAAATTCCCAAAATTAGATGTGATTGTTGGTAATATTGCCACAGCAGAAGCTGCAAAATATTTGGTCGAGGCTGGTGCAGATGCAGTAAAAGTTGGTATTGGACCAGGTTCTATTTGTACGACTAGAGTTGTTGCAGGAGTTGGTTTTCCGCAGTTTTCCGCAGTATTGGAAGTCGCAGCAGCAATAAAAGGTTCTGGAGTGCCAGTCATTGCAGATGGTGGAATTCGTTACACTGGTGACATCCCAAAAGCGATTGCAGCAGGAGCAGATTCTGTGATGTTGGGATCTCTATTGGCAGGTACGAAGGAAAGTCCGGGAGAAACGATTATTTACGAAGGACGGAAATTCAAATCGTATCGAGGTATGGGATCTGTTGAAGCGATGAAACAGGGCAGTAAAGATCGTTACTTCCAGGATGTAGAAGATGATATCAAAAAATTAGTGCCAGAAGGCATTGTTGGTCGTGTGCCATATAAAGGTGATTTGGTAGAGAGTATCCATCAATTTATTGGCGGACTTCGTGCAGGAATGGGTTATTGTGGAGCAAAGGATGTGGCGACTTTAAAAGAAACAGGTCGTTTTGTAAAGATTACAGCTTCAGGGATTAATGAAAGTCATCCTCATGATGTTACGATTACCAAAGAATCTCCAAATTATTCTAGGTAG
- a CDS encoding TonB-dependent receptor domain-containing protein, with the protein MTLKDFKLIIAFILFSLPILGQTKVSGYITNGTNNEVIPNVQIFDKVSGLLTTSDRNGFYEFSTEKSQLTLVFYISEFEILELDQTLEKDTALNVNLLPLQEDLSEIIISARRAKVFELNRLKDVDETAIYAGKKTEVVLVDQSMANLATNNARQIYSQVAGLNIFQNDDAGLQLNIGGRGLDPNRTANFNTRQNGYDISADVLGYPESYYTPAAEGLKEIQVIRGAASLQYGTQFGGLINFKTKDPNPNTPIELITRNTVGSFGLYTNFTSLSGTKDKFSYYTYFNYKNGDGFRPNSQFESKNVFAHLGYKFNEKTNISAEFTHLYYLAQQGGGLTDAQFNQDAFQSNRSRNWFKVNWLLYNLKLSHKFSEKTNFTFNAFGLNASRDALGFRTNRVDQIDPNNERDLIKGDFKNYGAEARLLSKYKFFGKEATFLIGSKFYKANNNEQQGPGSDGSGPDFEFYNDQFPNYPSQSKFDFPNLNVAVFGENIFYINDKFSVTPGFRFEYIKTESDGFFKRINTDAAGNVIFEETIEDNRDFERNFVLLGVGLSYKPTTALEIYGNISQNYRSVTFSDININNPAFAVNPNITDEDGFTADLGFRGNYKNLISYDLGAFALFYNGRIGFIQKEFDDGRIISERGNVGDARILGIESLVDFNLKKILKMNNDFSFNYFVNASFISSEYTQSQQLGVEGNEVEFVPDANIKTGLRFGYKNLQASAQYSYLGRQFTDATNSQDANLSGVIGAIPQYDILDVSLSYTYKRFKLETGINNILDETYFTRRATGYPGPGIIPSAPRNYYATLQIKI; encoded by the coding sequence ATGACATTAAAGGATTTTAAATTAATTATAGCGTTTATTTTATTCAGTTTACCAATTTTAGGTCAGACCAAAGTTTCGGGTTATATCACAAACGGTACAAACAATGAAGTCATCCCAAATGTTCAAATATTTGATAAAGTTTCGGGATTATTGACAACTTCAGATCGTAATGGATTTTATGAATTTTCTACTGAAAAATCACAATTAACGTTAGTATTTTACATTTCAGAATTTGAAATATTAGAATTAGATCAAACTCTTGAAAAGGATACCGCACTTAATGTCAATTTATTGCCTTTACAAGAAGACCTTTCAGAAATAATAATTAGCGCAAGACGAGCAAAAGTTTTTGAGCTCAATAGATTAAAGGATGTTGATGAAACCGCTATTTATGCAGGTAAAAAAACAGAGGTTGTGCTCGTGGATCAATCTATGGCAAATTTGGCAACTAACAATGCGCGCCAAATTTACAGCCAAGTTGCAGGTTTGAATATCTTTCAAAATGATGATGCAGGTTTGCAACTCAATATTGGAGGTCGAGGTCTGGATCCAAATCGAACTGCAAATTTTAATACCAGACAAAATGGTTATGACATTAGTGCAGATGTTTTGGGATATCCTGAAAGTTATTACACACCAGCAGCCGAAGGTTTAAAAGAGATTCAAGTAATTAGAGGCGCTGCATCTCTGCAGTATGGAACGCAGTTTGGCGGACTCATAAACTTTAAAACAAAAGATCCAAACCCAAATACACCCATTGAGTTGATTACGAGAAATACAGTGGGAAGTTTTGGTTTGTACACCAATTTCACGAGCCTCAGCGGTACAAAAGATAAATTTAGTTATTATACGTATTTCAATTATAAAAACGGGGATGGGTTTAGACCAAATTCTCAGTTTGAATCCAAAAATGTTTTTGCACATTTAGGTTACAAATTCAATGAAAAAACGAATATTTCAGCAGAGTTTACACATTTATATTACCTTGCTCAACAAGGTGGTGGATTGACTGATGCGCAATTTAACCAAGATGCTTTTCAAAGTAATAGATCGCGTAATTGGTTTAAGGTCAATTGGTTATTGTATAATTTAAAATTGAGCCATAAATTTTCAGAAAAAACGAACTTCACATTTAATGCTTTTGGACTTAACGCATCACGTGATGCGCTTGGGTTTAGAACCAATCGCGTGGATCAAATTGACCCAAATAACGAGCGTGATTTGATAAAAGGTGATTTTAAAAATTATGGTGCCGAAGCACGTTTACTGAGTAAATATAAATTCTTCGGAAAAGAAGCCACTTTCCTAATTGGTTCTAAATTTTACAAAGCGAATAACAACGAACAGCAAGGTCCAGGCTCTGATGGAAGTGGTCCGGATTTTGAATTCTATAATGATCAATTTCCAAATTATCCATCGCAGTCAAAATTTGATTTTCCAAATTTGAACGTCGCTGTATTTGGTGAAAACATCTTTTACATCAATGATAAATTCTCTGTAACGCCAGGTTTTCGATTTGAATATATAAAAACCGAGAGCGATGGTTTTTTCAAGCGCATAAATACAGACGCAGCAGGCAATGTCATTTTTGAGGAAACGATTGAAGACAATCGTGATTTTGAACGCAATTTTGTGTTATTGGGTGTCGGGTTAAGTTACAAACCAACAACAGCTCTAGAAATTTATGGAAATATATCCCAGAATTACCGCTCGGTCACATTCTCAGATATCAACATCAATAATCCCGCTTTTGCAGTAAATCCCAATATTACAGATGAAGATGGTTTTACCGCCGATTTAGGTTTTAGAGGCAATTATAAAAATTTGATTTCCTACGATTTAGGCGCTTTCGCGTTGTTTTATAACGGAAGAATCGGTTTTATACAAAAAGAATTTGATGATGGAAGAATTATAAGCGAACGTGGAAATGTTGGTGATGCAAGAATTCTTGGTATCGAATCTTTGGTAGATTTCAATTTGAAGAAAATCTTAAAAATGAATAACGATTTCAGCTTTAACTATTTTGTAAATGCATCATTTATTTCTTCGGAATATACCCAATCGCAACAATTGGGAGTAGAAGGCAACGAAGTAGAATTTGTGCCAGATGCAAATATAAAAACCGGACTTCGATTTGGGTATAAAAATCTTCAGGCAAGCGCACAATATTCTTATTTGGGGCGTCAGTTTACAGATGCTACAAATTCTCAAGACGCTAATTTGAGTGGTGTGATTGGTGCGATACCTCAATATGATATTTTAGATGTATCATTATCTTATACTTACAAGCGTTTCAAATTAGAAACAGGAATCAATAACATATTGGACGAAACCTATTTTACCCGTCGTGCGACCGGTTATCCTGGACCTGGAATTATTCCATCAGCTCCCAGAAATTATTATGCGACTTTACAAATTAAGATTTAA
- a CDS encoding HTTM domain-containing protein, with translation MTIKIKTYLNKTTNAAPLAVFRICFGLMMCFSLIRFWYHGWIEKLYIQPKFHFKYYGFEWIKSLGDYNYLLFFFCGIAALFVALGFKYKIAIIAFFLSFTYIELIDKTTYLNHYYFISVLSFLMIFLPANARFSVDNILRKKSYQNIPNWTIDSIKLLLSIVYIYAGIAKINSDWLLKAMPLKIWLPSKYDLPIIGSNIMQQDWFHFAMSWSGMLYDLTIPFLLLYKRTRVFAFVLVVIFHVFTRVLFSIGMFPYIMIVATLIFFDASVHEKIIVIIKRVIKPFRRKIKAFQTIETYKYSNRKLLIPIVAVFFAFQILFPFRYLFYKNELFWTEEGYRLSWRVMLMEKAGLATFKVVNSKTGSYFYVQNSDFLSAFQEKQMSFQPDFILEYAHFLGDHFTAQGHENVQVFVDSYVALNGRLSKQYVDPTVDLYQEKESFKPKDWILPFKDDIKGF, from the coding sequence ATGACTATTAAAATCAAAACATATTTAAACAAAACTACAAATGCTGCGCCTCTTGCAGTATTTCGCATCTGTTTTGGTTTAATGATGTGTTTTAGTCTTATTAGATTTTGGTACCATGGCTGGATAGAAAAATTATACATTCAACCAAAATTCCATTTTAAATATTATGGTTTTGAATGGATCAAATCTTTAGGAGATTATAATTATCTACTCTTTTTTTTCTGCGGAATCGCTGCGCTTTTCGTCGCATTGGGGTTTAAATATAAAATAGCCATTATCGCTTTCTTCTTAAGTTTTACTTACATCGAACTTATAGATAAAACCACTTATCTCAACCATTATTATTTTATAAGCGTACTTAGTTTTTTAATGATTTTTCTACCTGCCAACGCAAGGTTTTCAGTAGATAATATACTTCGGAAGAAAAGCTACCAAAATATCCCAAATTGGACGATAGATAGCATAAAATTACTTTTAAGTATTGTTTATATCTACGCAGGTATTGCAAAAATAAACAGTGATTGGTTATTAAAAGCAATGCCCTTAAAAATCTGGTTGCCTTCTAAATATGACCTACCAATAATTGGGAGTAACATAATGCAACAAGATTGGTTTCATTTCGCGATGAGCTGGTCTGGTATGTTGTACGATCTCACCATTCCGTTTTTATTATTATATAAACGCACTCGTGTTTTTGCTTTTGTTTTAGTGGTTATTTTCCATGTGTTTACGCGTGTTTTGTTTTCAATTGGGATGTTTCCATATATTATGATTGTGGCGACCTTGATCTTTTTTGATGCCAGCGTTCATGAAAAAATAATTGTTATAATCAAACGTGTTATTAAACCTTTCCGAAGAAAAATAAAAGCATTCCAAACAATTGAAACCTATAAATATTCAAACAGAAAGCTCTTAATCCCAATTGTCGCTGTATTTTTCGCATTTCAAATCCTATTTCCCTTTCGATACCTATTTTACAAAAACGAGTTATTTTGGACAGAAGAAGGCTACAGACTATCGTGGAGAGTGATGCTCATGGAGAAAGCAGGCTTGGCAACGTTTAAGGTCGTTAATTCAAAAACAGGATCGTATTTTTACGTGCAAAACTCAGATTTTTTATCAGCTTTTCAAGAAAAGCAAATGAGTTTTCAACCCGATTTTATATTAGAATATGCTCATTTTTTGGGCGATCATTTCACAGCACAAGGTCATGAGAACGTACAGGTTTTTGTAGATAGTTACGTAGCGTTAAACGGAAGATTGAGCAAGCAGTACGTTGATCCAACCGTAGATTTATACCAAGAAAAAGAATCATTCAAACCCAAAGATTGGATATTACCATTTAAAGATGACATTAAAGGATTTTAA